A portion of the Litorimonas taeanensis genome contains these proteins:
- a CDS encoding N-acetyltransferase produces the protein MSDITPPYKVWPGLQSHPLGEHALNLREKYLSSGKIKSRLSPLIAMSDPIRTPDTIRWAGNLPDHCAIIYRYIDFDPNIARSLRNISQKKKQQLLLRSKALDANCDGLHFIRSTSLEAIQKFQVSNPKAITTLAALKHTQYPHPLPPVDGLLVSAIFPSQSPSAGDPIGVQTLRQKVERFAVPVYALGGINPKTAPELSDTGIAGIAAVGALTQENTMTKNTTDKRTGLKITKSESGDKLQFKAQFPGLDDEAVLDLNLVAKGVYNAHHTGVPKSMGGQGVGTALVKAMSEDAKNMGYKIIPGCPFVAVWFKRKPEWAEMSALNPEDFKT, from the coding sequence ATGTCTGACATAACGCCCCCATACAAAGTCTGGCCCGGTTTGCAAAGTCACCCTTTGGGTGAACATGCTCTCAATTTACGGGAAAAATATCTGAGTTCTGGAAAAATTAAATCTCGGTTGTCACCACTCATTGCTATGAGCGACCCTATCCGTACTCCAGACACCATTAGATGGGCAGGAAATCTGCCCGATCATTGCGCTATAATATATCGATATATCGATTTTGATCCCAATATCGCACGGTCTCTGCGCAACATAAGCCAAAAGAAAAAACAACAACTATTACTACGGTCTAAAGCCCTGGACGCAAACTGTGACGGTTTGCACTTTATTCGCTCAACCTCGCTAGAAGCGATACAAAAATTTCAGGTTTCAAACCCCAAAGCCATCACTACGCTCGCGGCCCTTAAGCATACCCAATACCCTCACCCACTACCGCCAGTAGACGGTCTTCTCGTTTCGGCCATTTTTCCAAGCCAAAGCCCGAGCGCGGGTGATCCTATCGGGGTACAGACCCTAAGACAGAAGGTAGAGCGTTTTGCCGTCCCCGTTTACGCTCTCGGGGGGATTAATCCTAAGACGGCACCAGAGCTTAGCGATACAGGCATCGCAGGTATTGCTGCGGTTGGGGCCTTAACACAGGAGAATACTATGACGAAAAACACCACAGATAAGAGAACAGGCCTTAAAATTACCAAATCAGAATCCGGGGATAAACTGCAATTCAAAGCCCAGTTTCCAGGATTGGATGATGAAGCTGTTTTAGATCTCAATTTAGTGGCCAAGGGCGTTTATAATGCGCACCATACTGGCGTTCCGAAATCAATGGGCGGGCAAGGCGTTGGAACGGCTCTCGTAAAGGCTATGTCAGAAGACGCAAAAAATATGGGCTATAAAATTATACCCGGATGTCCCTTTGTCGCTGTTTGGTTCAAACGCAAGCCTGAATGGGCCGAAATGTCCGCCTTAAACCCAGAAGACTTTAAAACTTAA
- a CDS encoding YggS family pyridoxal phosphate-dependent enzyme — MTVQDRHAMIMARMAKSAKRAGRNVNDISLIAVSKVQPDTRIEAMLKAGQTQFGENRVQEAQTRWGEKFAQARKNIELRLIGPLQSNKTEDAVALFDVIETVDREKLLKTLAKSKQDMTAQDAKETFPRLYVQVNTGEEPQKSGVMPSELPTFITLMRETYDLHPEGLMCIPPQNEAPSPHFWLLKKLACNVGIENLSMGMSGDFEVAIEMGATSIRVGSALFGDRDYA, encoded by the coding sequence ATGACAGTTCAAGATAGACATGCCATGATTATGGCGCGTATGGCGAAGTCTGCCAAGCGTGCTGGACGGAATGTGAATGATATTTCTCTCATTGCTGTCAGCAAGGTGCAGCCTGATACACGTATTGAGGCCATGTTAAAGGCAGGACAAACGCAATTCGGTGAAAACCGTGTCCAAGAAGCACAAACCCGCTGGGGTGAGAAATTCGCGCAAGCCCGTAAAAATATAGAGCTTCGCCTTATTGGACCTTTGCAATCTAATAAAACAGAGGACGCCGTGGCATTATTTGATGTCATAGAAACGGTCGATCGGGAAAAACTATTAAAGACATTAGCAAAGTCTAAGCAAGACATGACCGCGCAAGATGCAAAGGAGACCTTTCCGCGTCTTTATGTTCAGGTCAATACAGGTGAAGAGCCACAAAAGTCCGGTGTGATGCCATCTGAACTGCCAACATTTATAACGTTGATGAGAGAGACTTACGACCTTCATCCAGAGGGCCTTATGTGTATTCCGCCGCAGAATGAGGCCCCATCCCCGCATTTCTGGCTTTTAAAAAAATTGGCATGCAATGTTGGCATCGAAAATTTGTCAATGGGTATGAGCGGTGATTTTGAAGTGGCGATAGAAATGGGCGCTACATCTATACGCGTTGGCTCGGCATTATTTGGTGATCGCGATTATGCGTAA
- a CDS encoding L,D-transpeptidase family protein, with protein sequence MSKHLRLDIDCSSSTAILGHYILPCRIGRGGYIDSTNGCEGDEKTPLGHYNLRWGLYRADRLSPPPRNSLSPLTWRPLQPNDGWCDDVNSTAYNRFIKLPFSASHEALWREDGAYDIILVVSHNDSPPKPGMGSAVFIHIAQPDDRKTLGCIGFSPDDMIRLLPKLHCGMAVNIYA encoded by the coding sequence ATGTCTAAACACCTTCGCCTTGATATTGATTGCTCGTCTAGTACAGCCATTCTGGGGCATTATATTCTGCCATGCCGGATTGGGAGGGGCGGATATATCGATTCTACTAACGGGTGTGAAGGGGATGAAAAGACACCTTTGGGTCATTATAATTTGCGTTGGGGGTTATATCGCGCGGATAGATTGTCCCCGCCGCCGCGCAATTCATTATCTCCTCTTACTTGGCGTCCCTTACAGCCAAATGATGGTTGGTGTGATGACGTGAACAGTACCGCTTATAACCGGTTTATTAAATTACCTTTCTCGGCCAGTCATGAGGCCCTTTGGCGAGAAGATGGCGCGTATGATATCATCTTAGTTGTGAGCCATAATGACAGTCCGCCCAAGCCAGGCATGGGAAGCGCCGTTTTTATTCATATCGCACAGCCAGATGATAGAAAGACATTAGGTTGTATAGGGTTTTCACCTGATGACATGATCAGATTATTGCCCAAACTACATTGCGGCATGGCCGTGAATATTTACGCATAA
- a CDS encoding response regulator transcription factor yields the protein MAVKKRILLVDDDEMLRGELVEQFAVYDEFETFDVGTATLGIDAAKNQTFDLIILDVDLPDMLGTEACELMRKAGVAAPIVMLTGNDGEMNEILGLNSGANDYVTKPFRFSVLLARLRAHLRSFEQSEDAIFQIGPYAFKPAFKRLTPPQEEGGRAVRDIRLTEKETNILKYLYRAGGKAVAREELLEEVWGYNSGVTTHTLETHVYRLRQKIEPEKGIASILMTEPGGYRLALD from the coding sequence ATGGCTGTTAAAAAACGCATACTGCTGGTTGACGATGATGAAATGCTTCGAGGCGAGCTTGTCGAACAATTTGCTGTTTATGATGAGTTTGAAACCTTCGATGTTGGCACGGCGACATTAGGTATTGATGCGGCCAAGAACCAAACATTTGACCTTATTATTTTGGATGTTGATTTGCCCGATATGCTGGGAACAGAAGCTTGCGAGCTTATGCGTAAGGCAGGAGTGGCCGCGCCTATCGTTATGCTGACGGGCAATGATGGAGAAATGAATGAAATTTTGGGTCTGAATTCTGGAGCCAATGATTATGTGACGAAACCCTTTCGTTTTTCGGTCCTGTTAGCGCGGCTTCGCGCCCATCTTCGAAGCTTTGAGCAAAGCGAAGATGCGATTTTTCAAATCGGACCTTATGCCTTTAAACCTGCCTTTAAACGTTTAACCCCGCCTCAAGAAGAGGGAGGGCGAGCGGTGCGTGACATCAGATTGACGGAGAAAGAAACCAATATTTTGAAATATCTCTATCGGGCTGGCGGAAAAGCTGTGGCAAGGGAGGAGCTATTAGAAGAGGTTTGGGGATATAACTCAGGCGTGACAACACATACATTGGAAACTCATGTTTATCGTCTTCGCCAAAAAATTGAGCCAGAGAAGGGGATAGCATCAATTCTCATGACAGAGCCCGGTGGATATAGATTGGCGTTGGATTAA
- a CDS encoding lysoplasmalogenase: MALLGLYCLLVIALLLAELKQVRRAQMIFKPAAAFGFVLLALQQGALETDFGILIFIGLVACALGDIFLLSRHSQAMFKSGMAAFAIGHVFFIFAANHISNPNITLFYWGGSLLFGVILAYIVFRYLKPRLPKDLVWPVGFYTLIISAMIIYALQSDFLGPHIYIVPAALLFAISDLFVARDRFIRPSSNNAILITPLYFTAQALFALSVTV, translated from the coding sequence ATGGCCCTTCTCGGTCTTTATTGTCTTCTCGTTATCGCGCTTCTTTTGGCTGAACTGAAACAAGTGCGGCGGGCTCAAATGATTTTCAAACCCGCCGCGGCATTCGGGTTTGTTTTACTAGCTTTGCAGCAGGGCGCGCTGGAGACTGATTTTGGTATATTAATTTTTATTGGCCTTGTTGCTTGTGCATTAGGAGATATTTTTCTTTTATCGCGTCACAGTCAGGCAATGTTCAAATCAGGCATGGCCGCTTTCGCCATAGGCCATGTTTTTTTTATTTTCGCAGCAAATCATATAAGTAACCCAAACATCACCTTATTCTATTGGGGAGGCAGCTTACTTTTTGGCGTCATATTAGCCTATATTGTGTTCCGATATTTAAAGCCGCGCCTGCCCAAAGATTTGGTGTGGCCTGTTGGATTTTATACTTTGATAATTTCGGCTATGATTATCTACGCCTTACAATCAGACTTCCTTGGGCCGCATATATATATTGTGCCCGCCGCCCTTTTATTTGCGATATCTGATCTATTTGTTGCAAGAGACCGTTTTATTCGGCCAAGCTCAAATAACGCGATTCTCATCACGCCACTATATTTCACGGCGCAAGCTTTATTTGCATTGAGTGTGACGGTTTAG
- a CDS encoding exodeoxyribonuclease III, whose product MKIKLATWNINSVRLRLDQVLRFLEEEQPHILGLQEIKCQEEQFPFAPFREAGYEFIEVAGQKGYHGAATLSKLPMERLPTTFCPLGHARHVSTRVIAKGKDCDQDFEFHNFYIPAGGDVADPEINDKFQHKLDFLAAMNAYFSERFSKGDDQQVLVGDFNIAPHENDVWSHKQLLKVVSHTPLEVELLAKLQATHDFTDTARLLHDDTEKLYSWWSYRARDVMASNRGRRLDHIWVSPTLKSCVESQGKSGYKIHVPCRIWEKPSDHVPITQIMELRD is encoded by the coding sequence ATGAAAATCAAACTCGCTACATGGAATATCAATTCAGTCCGCTTGCGCTTGGATCAAGTCTTGCGCTTTTTGGAAGAAGAGCAACCTCACATTTTGGGGTTACAAGAAATCAAATGCCAAGAGGAGCAATTTCCTTTCGCGCCCTTTCGTGAGGCTGGGTATGAATTTATCGAAGTTGCGGGACAAAAAGGGTATCATGGCGCCGCAACACTTTCAAAGTTACCCATGGAGAGACTGCCAACCACATTTTGCCCTCTAGGACACGCCCGCCATGTAAGTACACGCGTGATAGCAAAGGGCAAAGACTGCGATCAAGATTTTGAGTTTCACAACTTTTATATTCCCGCAGGTGGCGATGTTGCGGATCCAGAAATAAACGACAAATTTCAACATAAACTCGATTTTCTTGCCGCGATGAATGCCTATTTTTCAGAACGCTTCTCCAAAGGGGATGACCAACAAGTTTTGGTGGGAGACTTTAATATTGCCCCTCATGAAAATGATGTTTGGAGCCATAAACAGCTATTGAAAGTCGTCAGTCACACACCCCTAGAAGTCGAGTTATTAGCGAAGCTACAGGCTACACATGACTTTACAGATACAGCCCGCCTTCTTCATGATGATACAGAAAAGCTTTATAGCTGGTGGTCTTACCGGGCGCGTGATGTGATGGCCTCTAATCGAGGCCGTCGTTTAGATCATATTTGGGTGAGTCCCACTTTAAAATCTTGCGTCGAATCTCAAGGAAAATCAGGATATAAAATTCATGTGCCTTGCCGAATTTGGGAAAAACCATCTGACCACGTTCCCATCACGCAGATAATGGAATTACGCGACTAA
- a CDS encoding FAD-dependent monooxygenase, giving the protein MKTNYDILIVGGGLIGQLAALACAKIGNLSIALIDGRDILNSEIYEQDGRAFALSPSSVRLLNHLKIETDNLSQPIQDMLITDGEIGEENAWRLHFNSSSIPHDKIAEMIESRLLSVATLNRLKTESAITVIAPHFISDLIHDDSGVSGIVAGKKITADLLIAADGAGSPIRKAAGILYEGRSYNQKSLVTTIAHSLPHEGLAVQRFLPGGPLAILPLIDQRSQIVWSDTSRAIEAACNLTENDFLTELNHRIGGHLGDISLIAPRQNYGLALQIAQSVTAKRLALIGDAAHVIHPMAGQGLNLGLRDIAALYDVLKDARSVGRDIGGAALENYASWRKTDVTALAAATDGLSYLYNPANGPLSRPASKALAHLRRAGLSAINESEFLKTILMSEAAGVGNLQPSLLT; this is encoded by the coding sequence GTGAAAACAAATTATGACATTTTGATTGTGGGTGGAGGGCTCATCGGCCAATTGGCGGCCCTAGCGTGTGCTAAAATTGGTAATTTATCGATAGCACTCATTGACGGCCGCGACATCCTGAATTCAGAAATATATGAACAAGATGGACGCGCATTCGCTTTGTCGCCAAGCTCCGTGCGTTTGCTAAACCATTTGAAAATAGAGACAGACAATCTCTCGCAACCTATACAAGATATGTTGATTACTGATGGCGAAATTGGAGAAGAGAATGCTTGGCGTCTTCACTTTAATTCTTCATCTATCCCTCATGACAAAATAGCAGAGATGATAGAAAGCCGTCTTCTGTCAGTGGCTACGCTCAATCGTTTAAAAACAGAGAGCGCCATTACAGTTATAGCGCCGCACTTTATTTCAGACTTAATTCATGACGACAGCGGCGTATCGGGCATCGTGGCAGGTAAAAAGATTACAGCTGATTTGCTTATTGCGGCGGATGGCGCTGGATCGCCTATTCGGAAAGCGGCTGGCATTCTTTATGAAGGGCGAAGCTATAACCAAAAATCTTTGGTTACAACAATAGCGCATAGCTTACCTCATGAAGGGTTGGCTGTGCAGCGATTCCTCCCCGGCGGCCCACTCGCGATTTTACCTTTGATAGATCAACGAAGCCAAATTGTGTGGAGTGATACGTCACGCGCCATAGAGGCGGCCTGTAATCTTACAGAAAATGATTTCCTCACAGAGTTAAACCATAGGATTGGTGGACATTTAGGCGATATTTCACTTATCGCCCCACGCCAGAATTATGGGTTGGCCTTGCAAATAGCGCAAAGTGTTACAGCTAAGCGATTAGCTTTAATCGGGGATGCGGCCCACGTTATTCACCCAATGGCCGGCCAAGGACTAAATCTGGGTTTGCGTGATATAGCAGCGCTTTATGATGTATTGAAAGACGCCCGAAGTGTTGGACGCGACATAGGCGGCGCCGCCTTAGAAAATTATGCGTCTTGGAGAAAAACAGATGTTACGGCTTTGGCTGCGGCAACGGATGGTTTGTCGTATCTTTATAATCCCGCCAATGGCCCATTGAGTCGCCCTGCGAGTAAAGCTCTGGCTCATCTTCGGCGAGCGGGATTGTCTGCTATAAACGAGTCAGAGTTTCTAAAGACAATTTTAATGAGCGAAGCCGCAGGAGTTGGGAATTTGCAGCCAAGTTTATTGACATAA